In the Victivallis sp. Marseille-Q1083 genome, one interval contains:
- a CDS encoding HdeD family acid-resistance protein: protein MKELAVWGGKLLMAPTWGMALLRGVLLILVGVTMIVNPGLAVIALAWACGLLLCVAGLGSFVQALNVRSYRELLIFYSVVVFLLGIFIIVLPGVASIAVVLIFAFWLLMSGGSQVYFALTRMPSRDPLRLMSLISGGLSLIVGLMVLLNPLSGLETIGWLLGIFLLCYGAFLCMLSSVLFRVRK from the coding sequence ATGAAGGAATTGGCGGTTTGGGGCGGAAAATTATTGATGGCGCCGACTTGGGGCATGGCATTGCTGCGCGGAGTTTTGTTGATCCTGGTCGGGGTGACAATGATCGTCAATCCCGGCTTGGCGGTGATCGCGTTGGCCTGGGCGTGCGGCCTGTTGCTGTGCGTGGCCGGTCTCGGTTCTTTTGTCCAGGCGTTGAATGTCCGCAGTTATCGGGAACTGTTGATTTTTTACAGCGTGGTGGTCTTTCTGCTCGGTATTTTCATCATTGTTTTGCCGGGCGTGGCCAGCATCGCCGTGGTGCTGATCTTCGCATTCTGGCTGTTGATGTCCGGCGGCAGCCAGGTTTATTTCGCCCTGACCAGGATGCCGTCCCGCGATCCGTTGCGGCTGATGTCGCTGATTTCCGGCGGATTGTCGTTGATCGTCGGTTTGATGGTGCTGCTGAACCCGCTGAGCGGGCTTGAAACGATCGGTTGGCTGCTGGGCATTTTCCTGCTGTGCTACGGCGCGTTTCTCTGCATGCTCTCTTCGGTGCTGTTCAGGGTGCGCAAATAG